The Anaplasmataceae bacterium AB001_6 genome has a segment encoding these proteins:
- a CDS encoding RadC family protein — MSCDSSFLLGHRERKRNQVRNLSVSDIEELDILEIMLFYCIPRKDVRDIAKFILQEFKTIHNFLSSEEILWRELILKKYTLNENTIFFFKILKSLIYRVTLQNVVHSPVLKNWTKVLEFLKVNISFSTTEKLVVLFLDSAHRLKNVYYQSLGCVNETPVSIKTILKKGIALDSTKIIISHNHPSGNIQPSEQDIQVTKKLEASCQVLDIKLIDHIIVSKNDHYSFAENGLINIL; from the coding sequence ATGAGTTGTGATAGTAGCTTTTTATTAGGCCATAGAGAAAGAAAAAGGAATCAAGTGAGAAATCTCTCAGTTTCTGATATTGAAGAATTAGATATACTTGAAATTATGCTTTTTTATTGTATTCCTAGAAAAGATGTGAGAGATATAGCAAAATTTATTTTACAAGAATTTAAAACTATACATAATTTTTTATCTTCAGAAGAGATTTTATGGAGAGAATTGATTTTGAAAAAATATACATTAAATGAAAATACTATTTTCTTTTTCAAGATATTAAAATCCTTGATATATAGAGTAACACTACAAAATGTTGTTCATTCACCTGTTCTAAAAAATTGGACAAAAGTATTGGAATTTCTTAAGGTTAATATATCTTTTTCTACAACAGAAAAATTAGTAGTGCTTTTTCTTGACTCCGCACATAGATTGAAAAATGTATATTATCAAAGCCTTGGGTGTGTAAACGAAACACCAGTATCTATCAAAACAATTTTAAAAAAAGGTATTGCTTTAGATTCAACAAAAATAATCATTTCGCATAATCACCCTAGTGGTAATATACAACCTTCTGAACAAGATATACAGGTTACAAAAAAATTAGAAGCATCTTGCCAAGTTTTGGATATTAAGCTTATTGATCATATTATAGTGAGTAAAAATGATCACTATAGTTTTGCAGAAAATGGTCTGATAAATATTTTATAA
- a CDS encoding alcohol dehydrogenase catalytic domain-containing protein — protein MDSKAFLIHEAIDFDNLNLKISKVKLRQLRNDEVLIKNEYIGVNDIDYQQLAAIYPVKYPFIPGCESVGRVVAINSNMKHGFKEGDRVVCCNVPFGAYSDYRIVNMKNIIPVPSDIPSSTIVSFLYKAMYASMLVFNTYFLKKEVPILINNPYRSVGYFICQYAKGTPCNIIGTVDSKNLKGELFLHSKNPVNLLLKYDEENFVERVSSFTKGIGVGAIFDSLSDKNNLSINIKCLMNWGMYVLYDEMRSSVRSININSLRNKSLFFSRPNFFLQKNWSAFFLTSAIGVIEDYASKKINAGIYKEYPFKDAKRALLDLKEGKDVGESIVLKV, from the coding sequence ATGGATTCTAAAGCTTTTCTTATTCATGAAGCAATTGACTTTGATAATTTAAATTTAAAAATATCTAAAGTGAAATTAAGACAATTACGAAATGATGAAGTTTTGATAAAAAATGAATATATTGGAGTGAATGATATAGATTATCAGCAATTAGCTGCTATTTATCCTGTTAAATATCCCTTTATTCCTGGTTGTGAGAGTGTCGGAAGGGTAGTTGCTATCAACTCAAATATGAAGCATGGCTTTAAAGAAGGAGATAGAGTTGTATGCTGTAATGTGCCTTTTGGAGCTTATTCTGATTATAGAATTGTAAACATGAAAAATATTATTCCTGTACCTAGTGATATACCTTCTAGCACTATTGTTTCTTTTTTATATAAAGCAATGTATGCAAGTATGTTGGTGTTTAATACGTATTTTTTGAAAAAAGAAGTGCCTATATTAATTAATAATCCATATCGTTCGGTAGGTTATTTTATATGTCAATATGCTAAAGGCACACCTTGCAATATAATTGGCACAGTTGATTCGAAAAATTTAAAAGGTGAATTATTTTTACATTCTAAAAATCCTGTTAATTTATTGCTTAAATATGATGAAGAAAATTTTGTAGAACGGGTATCTTCTTTTACAAAGGGTATAGGTGTGGGAGCAATTTTTGACTCTCTATCTGATAAAAATAATTTATCGATTAATATAAAGTGCTTGATGAATTGGGGAATGTACGTATTATATGATGAAATGCGCTCTTCAGTAAGATCTATTAATATAAACTCTTTACGTAATAAATCTCTATTCTTTTCTCGACCAAATTTTTTCTTACAGAAAAATTGGAGTGCATTTTTTTTAACTTCCGCCATTGGAGTAATTGAAGATTATGCTTCAAAAAAAATAAACGCAGGTATTTATAAAGAATATCCATTTAAGGATGCAAAACGTGCGTTATTAGATTTAAAAGAAGGGAAGGACGTAGGAGAAAGTATTGTGCTTAAAGTATAG
- a CDS encoding NAD(P)H-hydrate dehydratase, translated as MKNDLAILSREEILLSENKTISIGIDSLTMMKRAGESVANLIAGRFNRSKVYVICGTGNNAGDAIIAAKCLSDIGWLVTVMIPKDLSSSFTSEVKLALTSYNGRLLPLEPTLIDSDEDIIIIDGIFGLGLSRDVDAPFHDVIDYVNKLTNATVISVDIPSGIESDTGKIKGIAIEADITVIINFYKIGNVLYPGRKYCGEHFLADIGLVCSQKNIKYFVNSRNLWNIPSLNFNSNKYNRGYVIVYGGEINYAGASVLSAHAAFRSGSGIVKILCNKEDTFLYRSISWLSVILGSNAESLDERCNAVVIGPGMEVSEHTKKLVIDVLKTNVPCVIDAGALTSFVEDRDVLINHLHTKAILTPHEGEFKRLFPDCENEESKIQRALAAAKISGAIITLKGADTVIAHPDGRIIVNPTFAYNLSFAGSGDVLSGMIASFLSQKVKPFYAAAIAVYIHSLCATKIDQNIVADDIINYISLILQDLQK; from the coding sequence ATGAAGAACGATTTAGCGATTTTATCTAGAGAAGAAATTTTATTATCAGAGAATAAAACAATATCAATAGGTATTGATAGTCTTACTATGATGAAAAGAGCTGGAGAATCTGTTGCTAATCTAATAGCAGGTAGATTTAATAGATCTAAAGTGTATGTCATATGTGGAACTGGTAATAATGCAGGAGATGCAATTATAGCAGCAAAGTGTTTATCAGATATTGGTTGGCTTGTTACAGTGATGATACCCAAAGATTTATCATCTAGTTTTACCTCAGAAGTAAAATTAGCTTTAACTTCATATAATGGTAGATTATTACCATTGGAACCCACGTTGATAGATTCTGATGAAGATATAATAATTATAGATGGTATTTTTGGATTGGGTTTATCTCGTGATGTAGATGCTCCTTTTCATGATGTGATAGATTATGTTAATAAATTAACAAATGCTACAGTTATATCTGTTGATATACCTAGTGGAATAGAATCTGATACGGGAAAAATTAAGGGGATAGCTATCGAAGCAGATATTACTGTAATAATAAATTTTTATAAAATAGGGAATGTTTTATATCCTGGAAGAAAATATTGTGGTGAGCATTTTTTAGCAGATATAGGACTTGTTTGTTCACAAAAAAATATAAAATATTTTGTGAATTCAAGAAATTTATGGAATATTCCATCTTTAAATTTTAATAGTAATAAATACAATAGAGGCTACGTTATCGTATACGGTGGTGAAATAAATTATGCTGGAGCGTCTGTACTTTCTGCTCATGCTGCATTTCGCTCTGGCTCTGGTATAGTAAAAATACTTTGTAATAAAGAAGATACTTTTTTATATCGTTCAATATCTTGGTTATCTGTTATATTAGGTTCTAATGCAGAATCTTTGGATGAGAGATGTAATGCTGTTGTTATTGGTCCAGGAATGGAGGTTTCTGAACATACTAAAAAATTAGTGATTGATGTTCTTAAAACAAATGTGCCATGTGTAATAGATGCAGGTGCTTTAACTTCTTTTGTTGAAGATAGGGATGTTTTAATAAATCATCTTCATACAAAGGCGATTTTAACTCCTCATGAAGGAGAATTTAAAAGACTTTTTCCTGATTGTGAAAATGAAGAATCTAAAATACAAAGAGCTTTAGCTGCAGCAAAAATATCAGGAGCTATAATCACTTTAAAAGGAGCAGATACAGTCATCGCTCATCCTGATGGTCGTATTATAGTAAATCCAACATTTGCTTATAATCTATCTTTTGCTGGTTCAGGAGATGTATTATCGGGAATGATTGCTAGTTTTTTATCACAAAAAGTTAAGCCATTTTATGCCGCAGCAATTGCTGTATATATACATTCTTTGTGTGCAACTAAAATTGATCAAAATATTGTAGCAGATGATATTATTAATTATATCTCTCTTATCTTACAAGATTTGCAAAAATGA
- the dnaB gene encoding replicative DNA helicase produces the protein MISSKVYNLEIERAIIGAILIKNKVLFEIDDILDKQCFYDPLHQKSYESICTIVKNDSIAIPSTVVNLFDLKPEKLDEAKKYLEELQKDFSAFSDVKNFAKYLKDLFLRREAINLAGTFKSVVEKDYSRDIGIILEEGEKGFFNLSKSLYRDSIKPLSSSLNKAFENIQDAYKNKSSVIGITSGFYDIDNLTGGFQESDLIIVAGRPSMGKTALAVNMILNAVKNDNKSALFFSLEMSAEQIATRIVSMESKVNAFKLRTGKLTEDEFRRVMNSKKMMEDMKLFFDDTPAMTINGIRSQIRRMCAKEDVSIIFIDYLQLIYGISPGRRFDNRVNEISEVTKGLKDIAKEVSVPIVALSQLSRNVEQREDKRPQLSDLRESGSIEQDADLVMFIYREAYYLMRKAPREGTDAHQEWQQKMNEVKNQAEVILSKQRNGPTGTAKLHFDPNLTMFSNMDSNRDWF, from the coding sequence ATGATATCATCCAAAGTATATAATCTTGAAATAGAGCGCGCTATCATTGGTGCTATTTTAATAAAGAATAAAGTCCTTTTTGAGATTGATGATATATTAGATAAGCAATGCTTTTATGACCCCTTGCATCAAAAATCTTATGAATCAATATGTACTATTGTAAAGAACGATAGTATAGCTATACCCAGTACTGTAGTTAATTTGTTTGATCTTAAGCCTGAAAAATTAGATGAAGCAAAGAAATATCTTGAAGAACTTCAAAAGGATTTTTCAGCCTTTTCGGATGTAAAGAATTTTGCTAAATATTTGAAAGATCTTTTTTTAAGGCGTGAAGCCATTAATTTAGCAGGAACGTTTAAGTCTGTTGTAGAAAAGGATTATTCAAGAGATATTGGTATAATCCTAGAAGAAGGGGAGAAGGGATTTTTTAATCTATCCAAATCTCTTTATAGAGATAGTATAAAACCATTATCTTCATCATTAAATAAAGCTTTTGAGAATATTCAAGATGCCTATAAAAATAAGAGTAGTGTTATTGGTATTACAAGTGGCTTCTACGATATTGATAATCTAACAGGTGGTTTTCAAGAATCTGATTTAATAATTGTAGCAGGAAGGCCTTCAATGGGTAAAACGGCCTTAGCAGTGAATATGATTTTGAATGCAGTAAAAAATGATAATAAATCAGCGCTGTTTTTTTCACTTGAAATGTCAGCTGAGCAAATAGCTACAAGAATTGTTTCAATGGAATCAAAAGTTAATGCCTTCAAATTACGTACAGGTAAATTGACAGAAGATGAGTTTAGAAGAGTTATGAATAGCAAAAAGATGATGGAGGATATGAAACTATTTTTTGATGATACTCCTGCTATGACAATAAATGGTATACGATCACAAATTAGGAGAATGTGTGCAAAAGAAGATGTATCCATAATTTTTATAGACTATTTACAGCTTATTTATGGCATATCTCCTGGTAGAAGATTTGATAATCGTGTTAATGAAATTTCAGAAGTTACCAAAGGGTTAAAGGATATAGCAAAAGAAGTATCTGTACCTATAGTTGCTTTATCTCAGCTTTCACGTAACGTGGAACAAAGAGAAGATAAAAGGCCTCAATTGAGTGATCTTAGAGAATCTGGATCAATAGAGCAAGATGCTGATTTGGTTATGTTCATATACAGAGAAGCATATTATTTGATGCGTAAAGCACCTAGAGAGGGAACTGATGCACATCAAGAGTGGCAACAAAAAATGAATGAAGTAAAGAATCAAGCAGAAGTTATTCTTTCTAAACAGCGTAATGGTCCAACAGGAACTGCCAAGTTACATTTTGATCCTAATTTAACAATGTTTTCTAATATGGATAGCAATAGAGATTGGTTTTAG
- a CDS encoding glutaredoxin 3: MNKEAVHAVIYSKTYCPYCEEATNILDRYSDLIEYDKKNIESNKDNMDEMIARFEKMAKSLPKTVPQIFINDKYVGGCDDLRELVKNPKWLNNYL, encoded by the coding sequence ATGAATAAAGAAGCAGTCCATGCGGTTATTTATAGTAAGACATATTGTCCATATTGCGAAGAAGCGACAAATATACTAGATAGATATTCAGATCTAATAGAATATGATAAAAAAAATATAGAATCAAATAAAGATAATATGGATGAAATGATTGCACGATTTGAAAAAATGGCAAAATCTTTACCTAAAACTGTACCTCAAATATTTATTAATGATAAATATGTAGGAGGTTGCGATGATCTACGTGAACTAGTAAAAAATCCTAAATGGCTAAATAATTATTTATAA
- the coaE gene encoding dephospho-CoA kinase (Dephospho-CoA kinase (CoaE) performs the final step in coenzyme A biosynthesis.) translates to MFVVGLTGRMASGKTTAMNIFKKEGFFAIDADKSVSYLYDNNQFLKSKINSLFFPKRNEKDDINKLSLIKLIEKDGSVLNVIEELVFPELFLFLYKDIKNRLSNNKYIILEASVLHRCGLSIICDLVISTIVDVKTQIYRINERRKYSEKFIKTIIERNNHENYSSDFQLDANVPYEKYKMNVKNLIYEKIFPFIQNN, encoded by the coding sequence GTGTTTGTCGTAGGCTTAACGGGAAGAATGGCCAGTGGAAAGACAACAGCTATGAATATCTTTAAAAAGGAGGGTTTTTTTGCAATAGATGCTGACAAATCAGTATCTTATTTATATGATAATAATCAATTTTTAAAATCAAAAATAAATTCATTATTTTTTCCCAAAAGAAATGAAAAAGATGATATCAATAAATTATCTTTAATTAAGCTTATAGAAAAAGATGGATCTGTGCTTAATGTAATAGAAGAGTTAGTATTTCCAGAGTTATTTTTGTTTTTATATAAGGATATAAAAAATAGATTATCCAATAATAAATATATTATTCTTGAAGCTTCAGTTCTCCATAGGTGTGGTTTAAGTATCATATGTGATCTAGTGATATCAACAATTGTTGATGTTAAAACACAAATATACCGAATAAATGAGAGAAGAAAATACAGTGAAAAATTCATAAAAACAATAATCGAAAGAAATAATCACGAAAATTACAGTAGTGATTTTCAACTTGATGCAAACGTTCCTTATGAAAAATATAAAATGAATGTAAAAAATCTAATCTATGAAAAAATTTTTCCTTTTATTCAGAATAATTAG
- the guaB gene encoding IMP dehydrogenase produces MNNPTDEKYTFDDILLLPQKSDILPSEANVKTYITKKIQLNIPIISAAMDTVTDYQMAIAMAKYGGMGCIHRNMPTEEQCFMIEKVKKYESWVIMDPVTINVNKSVQKLFELKEKYNYSGIPIVDDKNILKGIITNRDLKCVTDKNAKVADIMTKEVITVKANVNKKEALSILYKNKIERLVVIDDSFRCIGLITVKDIENFNKYPDACKDKQGRLRVAAAIGPKDFDRVKMLIDAGADLLILDTAHGHSVHVLKMVEKIKSAYNTELVAGNIVTKEAANDLINCGVDAVKVGIGPGSICTTRVIAGVGMPQLSAISEVSEVCHAKNIKVIADGGMRYSGDIAKAISFGADLVMLGSMLAGTSESPGDTILYKGRSYKSYRGMGSLPAMKAGSSSRYFKSESDTDGINDSKKMMIPEGVEAMVPFKGCLKDTIDQIVGGIKTSMGYTGSKDISYMQKNCKFIKITGSSMRENHPHGVKITRESANYSE; encoded by the coding sequence ATGAATAACCCAACAGATGAGAAATATACCTTTGATGATATTTTATTACTACCACAGAAGTCTGATATATTACCCTCAGAAGCAAATGTTAAAACTTATATAACAAAAAAAATACAGCTAAATATACCGATAATATCAGCCGCAATGGATACAGTAACTGATTATCAAATGGCTATAGCTATGGCAAAATATGGAGGAATGGGTTGTATACACAGAAATATGCCCACTGAAGAACAATGTTTCATGATTGAAAAAGTCAAAAAATATGAAAGCTGGGTAATAATGGATCCTGTTACAATTAATGTAAATAAATCAGTACAAAAGTTATTTGAGCTAAAAGAAAAATACAATTATTCTGGAATTCCAATTGTTGATGATAAAAATATCCTAAAGGGAATAATAACTAATAGAGATCTGAAATGTGTCACAGATAAAAATGCAAAAGTTGCAGATATAATGACAAAAGAAGTAATAACTGTAAAAGCAAATGTAAATAAAAAAGAAGCTCTATCAATTCTTTATAAAAATAAAATAGAAAGGTTGGTAGTAATTGATGATTCTTTTAGATGTATTGGTTTGATAACCGTAAAAGATATAGAGAATTTTAATAAATATCCGGACGCTTGCAAAGATAAACAAGGAAGATTAAGAGTGGCAGCAGCAATTGGTCCAAAGGATTTTGATAGAGTCAAAATGCTTATAGATGCCGGCGCTGATCTTTTAATTTTAGATACAGCGCATGGACATTCCGTACATGTTTTAAAAATGGTAGAAAAAATTAAAAGCGCATATAATACAGAGTTGGTAGCTGGAAATATAGTAACTAAGGAAGCAGCAAATGATCTAATAAATTGTGGAGTTGATGCTGTAAAAGTAGGTATTGGGCCTGGTTCTATATGTACAACTAGGGTTATAGCAGGTGTTGGTATGCCACAATTATCAGCAATAAGCGAAGTTAGTGAAGTTTGTCATGCAAAAAATATTAAGGTGATAGCAGATGGCGGTATGAGATATTCCGGCGATATTGCAAAAGCTATCTCATTTGGAGCAGATCTTGTAATGTTAGGCTCTATGCTTGCCGGAACTTCAGAAAGCCCTGGAGACACAATTCTTTATAAAGGTAGATCTTATAAAAGCTATCGTGGTATGGGCTCTTTACCAGCAATGAAAGCTGGTTCTAGCTCTAGATATTTTAAATCTGAAAGCGATACTGATGGTATCAATGATAGCAAAAAAATGATGATTCCTGAAGGTGTGGAAGCCATGGTCCCTTTTAAAGGATGCCTGAAAGACACTATAGATCAAATAGTTGGGGGAATAAAAACTTCCATGGGTTATACAGGAAGTAAAGATATCTCTTATATGCAAAAAAATTGTAAATTTATAAAAATAACTGGTTCTTCGATGAGAGAAAATCACCCTCATGGAGTTAAAATAACAAGAGAATCAGCTAATTATTCTGAATAA
- a CDS encoding ubiquinone biosynthesis protein translates to MIRILCRSTRISFFFIHALFLLKTKNGYKKLPLIIQKMGPAFIKLGQAISTRSDLIGTDLAYHLTKLCDSTTPYKFSKIKKSLEKELKSTIESKFKYFEKDPIASASIAQVHKATLHNNKKVAVKILHPKIEKKFCLDLKIMHLMARILNPLVKKRFNLLKIIERFKNASQFELNLEIEAANASEMKDLLQQNTETIIPAVFWEYSTKRVLITEWIDGLPLTKINKISDKIIEKLILLFFSQIYDHGFFHGDFHMGNIIITTHSEKIALVDFGIMGRLSIKDRIYLAKITKGFFDRNYQYIVDVHYEADYISENNPFFVSMCRSIGEPMFNKKLKEISIARLLGQIFYTANNFKIEIQPQLLLLQKNIMMLEGISKKFSPESNMWKILKPMTKTWLKKNLLIKYRNLKINDTTKKVNKTLENLNNFLRVNSHPKSNYVQKIAIFNIILTLFIASGIMLLYLNSVNKCL, encoded by the coding sequence ATGATTAGAATTTTATGCAGATCAACTAGAATATCCTTCTTTTTTATCCATGCGTTATTTTTGTTAAAAACAAAAAATGGATATAAAAAATTACCTCTTATTATACAAAAAATGGGGCCAGCTTTTATAAAATTAGGACAAGCTATATCCACTAGAAGTGACTTAATAGGAACAGATTTAGCATATCATTTAACAAAATTGTGTGACAGCACTACTCCATATAAATTTTCTAAGATAAAAAAATCTTTAGAAAAAGAATTAAAAAGTACTATAGAAAGCAAATTCAAATATTTTGAAAAAGATCCTATAGCGTCTGCGTCAATTGCTCAAGTACATAAAGCTACGCTACATAATAATAAAAAAGTTGCTGTAAAGATTTTACATCCCAAAATAGAAAAAAAATTCTGTCTGGATTTGAAGATAATGCATCTAATGGCAAGAATATTAAACCCTCTAGTAAAGAAGAGATTTAATTTACTTAAAATCATCGAAAGATTTAAAAATGCCAGTCAATTCGAATTAAATCTAGAAATAGAAGCTGCTAATGCCAGTGAAATGAAAGATCTGTTACAGCAAAATACGGAAACAATTATACCTGCTGTATTTTGGGAATATTCAACTAAAAGAGTATTAATAACAGAATGGATAGATGGCTTACCTTTAACAAAAATCAATAAAATTTCTGATAAAATAATAGAAAAATTAATACTGCTATTTTTCTCCCAGATATATGATCATGGTTTTTTTCACGGTGATTTTCATATGGGGAATATAATTATAACTACACACAGTGAAAAGATTGCTTTGGTTGATTTTGGAATAATGGGCAGATTATCTATAAAAGATAGAATTTATCTGGCAAAAATAACAAAAGGATTTTTTGATAGAAATTATCAATATATCGTAGATGTGCATTATGAAGCTGATTATATTTCTGAAAACAATCCCTTTTTTGTTTCAATGTGCAGATCCATAGGAGAGCCCATGTTTAATAAAAAGCTAAAAGAAATTTCAATAGCAAGATTGTTAGGGCAAATATTTTATACCGCTAATAATTTTAAAATTGAAATTCAGCCTCAGTTACTATTGTTACAAAAAAATATAATGATGCTGGAAGGAATAAGTAAAAAATTTTCTCCTGAAAGCAATATGTGGAAAATCTTGAAACCAATGACAAAAACTTGGCTAAAAAAAAATCTGTTAATAAAATACAGGAATTTGAAAATAAATGATACTACAAAAAAAGTAAATAAAACTCTAGAAAATCTTAATAATTTTCTGAGAGTAAATTCACATCCAAAGTCAAATTATGTACAAAAAATTGCTATTTTCAACATAATATTAACTCTTTTTATAGCATCAGGTATAATGTTATTATACCTAAATAGTGTTAATAAATGCTTGTAG
- a CDS encoding metal ABC transporter ATP-binding protein yields MKTKILDIDSVYFGNDILIDINMCIYENEILTIAGPNGSGKTSLLKIIAKINKPKKGRIIQYNNKLKIAYMPQQIMFNKMMPLTLREFINIGNIKNNFDDHLLDKLSIKHILEKQITEISGGEKQKAILARCIKKNPDLMLLDEPVNSMDIETKSKFYDILNFIKKEKKYAIVMASHDLHTVMQNTDRVICLNNKICCSGKPEEINKDKNFINLFKNNISLYQHDHKSKIL; encoded by the coding sequence ATGAAAACAAAAATATTAGACATAGACTCCGTATATTTTGGAAATGATATACTCATTGATATCAATATGTGCATATATGAAAATGAAATTCTAACTATTGCTGGGCCAAATGGCAGTGGAAAAACATCACTCTTGAAAATAATTGCAAAAATAAATAAGCCTAAAAAAGGAAGAATTATACAGTATAATAATAAGTTAAAAATAGCCTACATGCCTCAGCAGATAATGTTCAATAAAATGATGCCATTAACACTACGAGAATTCATAAATATAGGAAACATAAAAAATAATTTTGATGACCATTTACTAGATAAATTATCAATAAAGCACATTTTAGAAAAACAAATAACAGAAATATCTGGCGGTGAAAAGCAAAAAGCAATTCTGGCAAGATGTATAAAAAAAAATCCGGATCTAATGTTACTGGATGAACCAGTTAACAGTATGGATATTGAAACAAAATCAAAATTTTACGATATTTTAAATTTCATAAAAAAAGAGAAAAAATACGCTATAGTAATGGCATCACACGATCTGCATACAGTGATGCAAAATACAGATAGAGTAATATGCTTGAATAATAAAATATGTTGTAGTGGAAAACCTGAAGAAATAAATAAGGATAAAAATTTTATAAATTTATTCAAAAATAATATCTCTTTGTATCAACATGACCATAAAAGTAAAATTTTATAA
- a CDS encoding triosephosphate isomerase, with the protein MYIVANWKLNGDLSLLNNFVDNIDDDIIGNNILILAVPYYLLDRAFSLTKSNKKVFISSQDVSSYNNGAYTGEIGAAMLKEIGCTYSIIGHSERRKYFHDTNDSIKLKLLNAIDNNINPIFCVGENNRENFMEELSVDCSSINKDIEHEKIMIAYEPVWAIGSKKTPTVSEIDSAIIDIKTITNFKGDFLYGGSVSSNNIEYLLQSKMVNGFLIGGASLKLQEMLSILDKCNS; encoded by the coding sequence ATGTATATAGTTGCTAATTGGAAATTGAATGGAGATTTATCTCTTTTGAATAATTTTGTGGATAATATTGATGATGACATTATAGGGAATAATATACTAATATTGGCTGTACCATATTATTTATTAGATAGAGCATTCTCACTTACCAAAAGCAATAAAAAGGTTTTTATATCTTCTCAAGATGTTTCTAGTTATAATAATGGCGCTTATACTGGGGAAATTGGTGCTGCTATGTTAAAAGAGATAGGTTGTACATACAGCATTATTGGTCACTCTGAAAGGAGAAAATATTTCCATGATACAAATGACAGTATAAAATTGAAATTATTAAACGCTATTGATAATAATATAAACCCAATATTTTGTGTTGGAGAAAATAATAGAGAAAATTTTATGGAAGAATTATCTGTTGATTGTTCTTCTATAAATAAGGATATTGAACATGAAAAAATCATGATTGCATATGAACCTGTATGGGCTATTGGAAGTAAAAAAACTCCCACTGTAAGCGAAATTGATAGTGCAATAATTGATATTAAAACTATTACTAATTTCAAAGGAGACTTTCTATATGGAGGCTCTGTTTCTTCTAACAACATAGAATATTTACTACAATCCAAGATGGTTAATGGATTTCTAATAGGTGGCGCTAGTCTCAAATTGCAAGAAATGTTATCAATATTAGATAAGTGTAATTCTTAA
- the hemF gene encoding oxygen-dependent coproporphyrinogen oxidase yields the protein MIIELNKKITSERRQVVEWFTELRDQIVCEFEKIEKEFDPRSNSKFDKITWNHRNDGGGEMCVMEGKVFEKIGVNISHIYAKMDNNFTDKIPGAEKNDGYFWATGISLVSHMSSPLVPCVHMNTRNIHTSQSWFGGGADLTPMYYNQKDYDLFHNNLRDTCNKYDANYYDEYKKYADDYFYIKHRQEYRGIGGIFFDYLNTNNWQNDFSFVKDVGKIFLDTYAQIVRKHMNRKWTKEQREYQLQRRGRYAEFNLMYDRGTIFGLKTQGNIRAIMMSLPPVVKWSTQNMTEIIF from the coding sequence ATGATAATTGAGCTAAACAAAAAAATAACATCTGAACGTAGACAAGTTGTTGAATGGTTTACGGAATTAAGAGATCAAATAGTATGTGAATTTGAAAAAATAGAGAAAGAATTTGATCCAAGAAGTAACAGTAAATTTGATAAAATAACTTGGAATCACCGTAATGATGGTGGAGGTGAAATGTGTGTAATGGAAGGGAAAGTATTTGAAAAAATAGGTGTAAATATATCTCATATATATGCCAAAATGGACAATAATTTTACGGATAAGATACCTGGCGCAGAAAAAAATGATGGTTACTTTTGGGCAACTGGAATATCCCTTGTTTCGCATATGTCTTCTCCTCTCGTACCTTGTGTGCACATGAACACTAGAAATATTCATACAAGCCAATCTTGGTTTGGTGGAGGTGCAGATTTAACTCCTATGTACTATAACCAAAAAGACTATGATTTATTTCATAATAATCTTAGAGATACATGTAATAAATATGATGCAAATTATTATGATGAATATAAGAAATACGCTGATGACTATTTCTATATAAAACATAGACAAGAATATAGAGGCATTGGCGGTATATTTTTTGATTACTTAAACACAAATAATTGGCAAAATGATTTTTCTTTTGTAAAGGATGTTGGAAAAATTTTTTTAGATACATATGCACAAATAGTAAGAAAACACATGAATAGAAAGTGGACAAAAGAGCAAAGAGAGTACCAATTGCAACGTAGAGGAAGATATGCGGAATTTAATCTGATGTATGATAGAGGAACAATTTTTGGCCTTAAAACACAAGGAAATATTAGAGCAATAATGATGTCTTTACCACCAGTGGTAAAATGGAGTACGCAAAATATGACAGAGATAATATTCTAA